The Camelina sativa cultivar DH55 chromosome 16, Cs, whole genome shotgun sequence sequence TTAATTGCGCAACAGTAGCTTTGTTGGTTAATCACATGATGATTAGTATATTACATAGTTTGTATAttggttatatacttatatagtatagtagagttgaaaatagaaattattcctttctgtttcttgtaaaattcagaaaatatgtTCCTTACCTTCGAATCCAAAcgttaaatttttttgacttAGCTTCTAAAACCGTCAAACATGTTAAAATAATCGCAATAATTAGTAGTAATTTGAAACTAACACCCGTTGCCGAATGGATCTAACATGGCTGGTTTAAACTATGAAACTAACATCCAAACTATTAATTTATCTGTATAGAGTTAATTAACTTACAAATTATATAGAGATTTATCAGATGGACTacaaattatcatatatattaacactttctaaatttataacatctaattttatttgacaaattttccaaacaaaaattataattgcaTATacgtcaaacaaacaaaaataccatatgatttatatacaaaatttaatagttgaaaaatgaaaaaaaaaacccaaatatataaatcaaaattattatcaaaaataatataataattaaaatttgtctCACGGTGTACCGTAGATTTAAATCtagttacaaaattattatagataatattttgaaacggtaaagataatcttattatataactaGTCATGTCACTCTCATcgtcatatatatcataaagGGATTTTTGTTAGTTGTACCACATTGTATTGAAAAGTTTCTAATTCTGCCATATTTGGAAACTGTTTTTGCGGTATACCACAAAGGCAAGATAAAATGTCGATGTTACCCTCAGGTTTATGTGTGTCAGAAAACAATTGTTATtcataaaacaatcaaaataccaaatttatatattgttgCGTAATAGATGACACTAGACTGTGACAGTGTTAGGATGCGGCTATTTTGATCGATGAGGGGCCAATTGGAATTTAATGCTGGGACTGTAGCTCTGTAACAATAAATGTGGATAAAAGGAAGTAGCGattatagttaattaaaaattgaaaatgtaaatTTGGAAGGACAAAATAAAGGAACACTTGGTAAtggaatagagagagagaggataagGTGGACGAAAGCACCTCAGTTGGTTTGGACCTGTTTTTTGGCTGAGGTTTGTTGAATGCATTTATTGTCCTTCTTGTAATGTATAAATGCCACaatgttcaaatttttttgctGAAACTAACTTGTGTTTTGATATGAGATTTTTAGGGCATGGAAGAAAGTGTGTGTGTTATCGTTGGGGAGTGGGAATGTTCAGCAAGCAGTGTCTGGAAATTTGTACCTCACGTGGGAGAATTGGCAAGGTGTGTATCCTATGACAGTGGGACAAGCGAAACGGAATTGAGAAGACGATTAGGGCAAATATTCAGTGTATGTTCCCAAGAAACGAAGATGAGCCTGAGTTTTATCTACAGAGGAGATGCGGCGGTTATGAGTCAAGCAAAAATGCCACCAGTGGGAATAAAATCTGAAAGTGAGTGGCAGCAGTTCAAGGAGTTAAAATCCGAAATCGGTGTCCTATATCTGTATTTAACTTTGTCCAAGGTAGGTGACATTGGGGAAGAAACAAGCGAAGGGGAGGATTCCCTTGATGATTCGGTTTTGGTGGCTTATGTTGAACAGATAGAAGCAGTATATAAGTCAAAGGTGGGTAAACTGGGTGATACCAGTAGGAGCTGAGTAGTTACGTCGGATAGTACTCGTAAAAGGAAGAATGAGGTGGACACAAGTAATGAAGTGGTGGGGACAAGGGAGCTGCGTGTTCCACTGGAAAGACAATTGAAGACAATGTCAATGTAGTGGACAACAACGTCCAAAGTGTGTCCACTGATGTATTTATGGGGAACAACAACAAAGCCAATGGAGTGGACAACGAGATTTTAAATGGACTAACAACTGGTGTATTGTCTTCTGAAGTACATGGAGAACCCCATATGGCTGGAATGGACCAGAACAATATTGGATTGTCTACTGGTGTTCAAATTGAGGACGATAGGCAGTGCCAATTAACGTTGTCCACATGGTTAGATGAAGGGGACAAAAACAAGAGCAATGGACATGATCCCAAAACATTGTCTATTACAATGGGGGTCGATGATGAAATGGAAGACCATACTCCTGAATACGACAGTCCAGATTATAATTTCGATGAGTGGACTGATCGAATAGAAAATGAGTACCCTCCTGAATGGGATCCGTATGTCGTCGACGAGGCCAAAAGGCAAGAAGGTGGAATTGCGACAATTTATGAGGTTGGAGAGAGTTCTTGTACTTATGATGTGGAAAGGCAAGAAGGTGGAAATGGTAATGCCAGTGAAAGTAATGCGATAGTAGCAGTGGGGCAGCCTAATGCGAATGTCATTGGTGGACCTTTGGTTGTCGAAGGGGATGATGATGTCGTTCGTTTCATAGGAGGATCAGTGATAGATGAGTGAGATCCTTTGTTGTTGAATGATGCACCACCATGCCATGATAATATGAGAGGCTTACCAAGCCATGAGATGCACATGGATTTGAAGCTAGCCGCAGATGCAATATATGTGGGGAGAATATTTGCGAGAAAGGAAGATATGCACAAGGATCTGTCGCTATATGCTATGAAGAGGATATTTTGCTTCCGAATAGTTGCGTCAGATAAGAAACGAGTAATTGCATCTTGCGTGGACAAGAATTGCGGTTGGAGGGTTTATGCTATTATCAATCAAAACACCTTAAATTTAGAAGTCATAACTGTGTCGTTGAAGCACAGTTGCGACGTCTCCGCCAGGTTTACATATGGGGAAAAAGCTATGGCAAAGATTTTGGTTGGTCTTTTGAAAGGTAAATTTGCTAATGGTAAGAAAGGGCCACGTGCATGCGAGTTGCCAGAAATGGTTTTGTCCGAGTTGAATGTGACTATATCATACATGAAAGCATGGAACGCTAAGGAATTGGATGTGAATACTACACGAGGGACTGAAGAAGGAAGCTATGAATTTCGGTCTACGTATCTTCACCTTGTGAAGTTAACAAACCCTGGAACGCTAACCAAAATAGAGACTACAATTGacaaaaaaagggaaaacgCTGTTCAAATATCTATTCTTTGCGTTTGGGGCATGTATTGATGGATATAAGTTTCTAAGGAAAGTAATAGTGATAGATGGGACAGCGATGAAAGGCAAGTACAAAGGTTGTTTGGTAGCAGCAAGTGGACAAGATGGCAATATGCAGATATATTCACTTGCGCTTGGAGTAGTTGAAGTGGAGAATGATGCtggttgggtttggttttttaagaatttatcaaaatttgtttCGGACGAGGAAGATCTTGCTTTTGTATCTGATAGACATGCATCGATATATTCTGCACTGGCGAAGGTCTACCCACTAGCCCATCATGCAGCATGTGCAGTCCACCTTTTCCGCAATGTTAAACACAAGTTTTCATGTGGTGGTTTAGCGAATCTTGTCTCTAAAGCAGGAAGAGCATATACAATTGGTGATTTTCGTTATTGGTGGAGGCAGATTGAGGAAACAAAACCTGAATGTGCTGAGTATCTACTGGACATTGGTCTACCACATTGGGCCCTATCACACTTCACGAGTAACCGTTACAACATGATGAGCAGCAACATATCAGAGTCTTTGAATGCAGCAATGAAAAAAGCTGTTGAGTACCCGATTGTTTCAATGGTCGAATTTATAAGGGCCATGTTGATGAGGTGGTTTTGGTGTAGAAGGACATTAGCTGGGAAGACAAGAAGTAGGTGTACACCAGAAATAGAAGACTTGTTGATTGACCATTTGAAAGAGTCACTTAACTGTGCGGTTCTAGGAGCAACTGACTGGATCTACCAAGTGAACGACGCAATTGGTTGCGAGTTTACCGTTGACATGGAGAAGAGAACAAGTACTTGTAGGGTGTTTGACGTTCTGATGCTTCCATGCTGTCACGCTTTGGCTGTGACAAGAGTAAGAAATATTGACCCCTACTCGCTTATAAGTGTGTGTTATTTTGTTGGGCCTTGCAGGGAGAAGTACAAAGGGGTACTAATGCCACGTTCAAATGAGAAGGACTGTGACATACCGGAAGAGGTTACAGAAGTACCTGTTAACCCACCAAGGACAAGACGACCAGGGGGAAGGcctaaaaaaaaaggataccaTCACAGGGAGAGGTTCATCATGTAAGTAGACAGGAAGACAAGCTCAACCTTGTCCCATTTATTGTCCAATTTATTTtcccttttaattttgttgtccATTACGAAGTCTTTCTGCAGGCTAAGTCTATTTTATGTTTCGCAGACAAAGAAGAGGGTGACAAAGTGTGGCAGGTGTTTTCAACAAGGGCACAACAGAAAGACATGCTCGACCTTGATTTGATATATGGATGATGTATTAGGACTATGTATTCATTATTTTGAAGAGAATGATAATGGTTTTAGCATGTCTGAGTACCAATTTGTTTTACCCAAACGATTAACTCTTAAGTAATTATTTACCCATCTAACATTAGATGGACATAAAGTATATCGGGAACATTAGATGGACATAAAGTATATTGGGAAGAGAAACCCCAATACAATTGTGTTCTGTAGACATTGTGGTAATTAAAAGATGTCCATTGATATGAGTAGTCTACAAAGCTTAGAACAGAAATGAGTTGTGTTACAGGCATAATGACAGAGAGAACATGGACATAATGACAGACAGTAAGTGAACACATTACTGCTTAAAGATGATAAATATGAGTACAAGCATAATGACAGAGAGAAAGCCACAAAAGAAGCCTTTAACATCTTTAAGGACAAAGTTGAATGAGGACGCAGGTTGGATAGTATTCCTTGTGGAAAGGTGGCAAATGTTGGACGAGATTTCCTCATATCCGTCATTTAGTTCACGGACAAGCTGCTTTAGACTTGCCATTTCTTCGACTAGATATTCCTGTTGGGCGGACAACATTGATGGGTATACCTTGGTTCCATTTGGTCCACTAGTGATGAATTCGATTTGGTCATCACGCTCCGAAAGCTTCCAGTGGAGGTCGTGAATTTCCTCGAGAACGGATTGGTCCCACAACTTGTTTAGATGCAAGCCACCATCCTTAGGTTAACGAAACCATGAAATCAGAGCGAATATAGTGATCTTGAAATGgtttaaatcataaaaaatttcattacctCAGATCTAACACAATTGTAGTACATGCGACCCTGGTTTTCACCGGCCCGTTGTGTTATGAGATCGAGGTTCCCTCCACACCAGCACTTGAGCGGGATACCGTAGTGGTCTCGTTGCCGATCTCGGGACTTAACAGATTCAACGGAGGTAGACGACGGTTGGCTGTAACTATATCGGCTCATAGTGAGTATTTaatgatgtgtctgcattttgtagggttttaactatagtttttaggtttgttttgagtcttttcctaggtccaagtgtgcttttagagtccttttagtcttttgtgagtctttacaggttctagg is a genomic window containing:
- the LOC104753431 gene encoding uncharacterized protein LOC104753431, encoding MKGKYKGCLVAASGQDGNMQIYSLALGVVEVENDAGWVWFFKNLSKFVSDEEDLAFVSDRHASIYSALAKVYPLAHHAACAVHLFRNVKHKFSCGGLANLVSKAGRAYTIGDFRYWWRQIEETKPECAEYLLDIGLPHWALSHFTSNRYNMMSSNISESLNAAMKKAVEYPIVSMVEFIRAMLMRWFWCRRTLAGKTRSRCTPEIEDLLIDHLKESLNCAVLGATDWIYQVNDAIGCEFTVDMEKRTSTCRVFDVLMLPCCHALAVTRVRNIDPYSLISVCYFVGPCREKYKGVLMPRSNEKDCDIPEEVTEVPVNPPRTRRPGGRPKKKGYHHRERFIM